A single window of Venturia canescens isolate UGA chromosome 3, ASM1945775v1, whole genome shotgun sequence DNA harbors:
- the LOC122407790 gene encoding uncharacterized protein isoform X1, whose protein sequence is MRTSANCGKRTSKKKKVESVYVCSSCCYSSQRFYNVSRHEIRIHTASAKPRYCCKTKFVTKGDYYAHCQQRHPISRPASLTSRTKYRIDFGQKMSSPSIGWSRYMFRARKTTKSIKTYKEEDTEDDLESSEATESSTSSGSSSYKGKNSIATANGSVDNTTSSNVQRVDNSARIDFDKSADFCEPLNETLENNAAIDSGYCNDSTVSTSTDVGDENLPIGSIDWFTNFANVIEQTPEIGTIDWYMDLEKIANAQVTNDSVDRSPHQINDVDWCTNFEDVETSMGDNHPFNENLQIVAPVWCPTDRNLHQKNDFVDKSLENVDNSEDKNGNTNENFHEPQNEERNFKNLQIQNDRVDKNFKIEAIEWPTTKFGNVETKNDLVEAKSDTIEWLSTSEDVQSSPEKNSKAFNVPKPSYDLPLKKRSWRYVENLQSHRRSDAIVGKSIVDRLHDRLVYRSSVEPKPRKKFRDAKKGSRKTKFQTAEEIKENVHPSSHSSLNSQQSETKMANENQLESETIKIDVDPRITQDHRKYFDCLLNNIPSLFELINRMDNSQLL, encoded by the exons acgtaccagcaagaagaaaaaagtagagaGCGTGTATGTGTGTTCATCTTGCTGCTACAGCAGTCAACGATTTTACAACGTCTCACGTCACGAAATTAGAATCCACACAGCATCAGCGAAACCGCGCTATTGTTGCA aaaCAAAGTTCGTGACCAAAGGAGATTATTATGCACACTGCCAGCAGCGTCACCCCATTTCGCGTCCGGCGAGTTTGACATCCAGGACAAAATACCGAATAGATTTTGGGCAAAAAATGAGCAGTCCGTCGATCGGTTGGTCTCGATACATGTTCAGAGCTCGGAAAACCAcgaaatcgataaaaacgtACAAAGAAGAAGACACCGAAGATGATTTGGAATCGAGCGAGGCAACGGAATCTTCGACATCTTCAGGATCGTCGAGTtacaaggggaaaaattcgattgccACCGCGAATGGAAGCGTGGATAACACGACGTCGTCGAATGTTCAGCGCGTCGATAACTCAGCGAGAATCGACTTCGATAAATCGGCGGATTTTTGCGAACCGTTGAACGAAACCCTGGAAAACAATGCCGCGATCGATTCCGGATATTGCAACGATTCCACAGTCTCAACGAGTACGGACGTGGGAGACGAAAATTTGCCAATCGGCAGTATCGATTGGTTCACGAATTTTGCCAATGTTATCGAACAAACTCCGGAAATCGGTACTATCGATTGGTACATGGACTTGGAGAAGATTGCGAATGCACAAGTAACGAACGACTCGGTCGATCGAAGCCCCCACCAAATCAACGACGTTGATTGGTGCACTAATTTCGAGGACGTCGAAACTTCAATGGGAGACAATCATCCGTTCAATGAGAATCTGCAAATTGTTGCTCCTGTTTGGTGTCCAACGGATCGGAATCTTCACCAAAAAAACGACTTCGTCGACAAAAGTTTGGAAAACGTGGACAACTCGGAAGATAAGAACGGAAACACGAACGAAAATTTCCATGAGCCACAAAACGAAgagagaaatttcaaaaatctacAAATTCAAAACGATCGCgttgacaaaaatttcaaaatcgagGCCATCGAATGGCCCACCACGAAATTCGGAAACGTCGAAACGAAAAACGACCTCGTCGAAGCAAAGTCAGACACCATTGAATGGTTGTCAACTTCCGAAGACGTTCAAAGCTCACcggaaaaaaatagcaaagcTTTCAACGTTCCTAAACCGTCGTACGATTTACCATTAAAGAAACGCTCGTGGCGCTACGTCGAAAACCTCCAATCCCATCGTCGATCCGATGCGATAGTAGGCAAATCAATAGTCGATCGTTTGCACGATCGGCTCGTGTACAGAAGTTCGGTTGAGCCGAAACCTCGAAAGAAGTTTCGAGACGCCAAGAAAGGAAGCAGGAAGACGAAATTTCAGACTGCTGAGgaaatcaaagaaaatgtTCATCCGTCGTCGCACTCGTCACTCAACAGCCAACAAAGTGAAACTAAAATGGCAAATGAGAATCAGCTCGAGTCCGAAACCATAAAAATAGATGTTGATCCACGCATCACTCAAGATcatcgaaaatatttcgattgcTTGCTGAATAATATTCCTTCTCTTTTTGAACTAATCAATCGCATGGATAATTCACAATTGTTGTGA
- the LOC122407790 gene encoding uncharacterized protein isoform X2, with product MSSPSIGWSRYMFRARKTTKSIKTYKEEDTEDDLESSEATESSTSSGSSSYKGKNSIATANGSVDNTTSSNVQRVDNSARIDFDKSADFCEPLNETLENNAAIDSGYCNDSTVSTSTDVGDENLPIGSIDWFTNFANVIEQTPEIGTIDWYMDLEKIANAQVTNDSVDRSPHQINDVDWCTNFEDVETSMGDNHPFNENLQIVAPVWCPTDRNLHQKNDFVDKSLENVDNSEDKNGNTNENFHEPQNEERNFKNLQIQNDRVDKNFKIEAIEWPTTKFGNVETKNDLVEAKSDTIEWLSTSEDVQSSPEKNSKAFNVPKPSYDLPLKKRSWRYVENLQSHRRSDAIVGKSIVDRLHDRLVYRSSVEPKPRKKFRDAKKGSRKTKFQTAEEIKENVHPSSHSSLNSQQSETKMANENQLESETIKIDVDPRITQDHRKYFDCLLNNIPSLFELINRMDNSQLL from the coding sequence ATGAGCAGTCCGTCGATCGGTTGGTCTCGATACATGTTCAGAGCTCGGAAAACCAcgaaatcgataaaaacgtACAAAGAAGAAGACACCGAAGATGATTTGGAATCGAGCGAGGCAACGGAATCTTCGACATCTTCAGGATCGTCGAGTtacaaggggaaaaattcgattgccACCGCGAATGGAAGCGTGGATAACACGACGTCGTCGAATGTTCAGCGCGTCGATAACTCAGCGAGAATCGACTTCGATAAATCGGCGGATTTTTGCGAACCGTTGAACGAAACCCTGGAAAACAATGCCGCGATCGATTCCGGATATTGCAACGATTCCACAGTCTCAACGAGTACGGACGTGGGAGACGAAAATTTGCCAATCGGCAGTATCGATTGGTTCACGAATTTTGCCAATGTTATCGAACAAACTCCGGAAATCGGTACTATCGATTGGTACATGGACTTGGAGAAGATTGCGAATGCACAAGTAACGAACGACTCGGTCGATCGAAGCCCCCACCAAATCAACGACGTTGATTGGTGCACTAATTTCGAGGACGTCGAAACTTCAATGGGAGACAATCATCCGTTCAATGAGAATCTGCAAATTGTTGCTCCTGTTTGGTGTCCAACGGATCGGAATCTTCACCAAAAAAACGACTTCGTCGACAAAAGTTTGGAAAACGTGGACAACTCGGAAGATAAGAACGGAAACACGAACGAAAATTTCCATGAGCCACAAAACGAAgagagaaatttcaaaaatctacAAATTCAAAACGATCGCgttgacaaaaatttcaaaatcgagGCCATCGAATGGCCCACCACGAAATTCGGAAACGTCGAAACGAAAAACGACCTCGTCGAAGCAAAGTCAGACACCATTGAATGGTTGTCAACTTCCGAAGACGTTCAAAGCTCACcggaaaaaaatagcaaagcTTTCAACGTTCCTAAACCGTCGTACGATTTACCATTAAAGAAACGCTCGTGGCGCTACGTCGAAAACCTCCAATCCCATCGTCGATCCGATGCGATAGTAGGCAAATCAATAGTCGATCGTTTGCACGATCGGCTCGTGTACAGAAGTTCGGTTGAGCCGAAACCTCGAAAGAAGTTTCGAGACGCCAAGAAAGGAAGCAGGAAGACGAAATTTCAGACTGCTGAGgaaatcaaagaaaatgtTCATCCGTCGTCGCACTCGTCACTCAACAGCCAACAAAGTGAAACTAAAATGGCAAATGAGAATCAGCTCGAGTCCGAAACCATAAAAATAGATGTTGATCCACGCATCACTCAAGATcatcgaaaatatttcgattgcTTGCTGAATAATATTCCTTCTCTTTTTGAACTAATCAATCGCATGGATAATTCACAATTGTTGTGA